Part of the Trypanosoma brucei gambiense DAL972 chromosome 8, complete sequence genome, GCTTAATAACTGGACTCTCGGCACTCGCATTCGGTGGTAGTTGTGGTACCTTTTTCAGCCTCCTCCCTGCCATGATATTCATTTTTGCTACCGTTGCATTCATGGTTACGCTCATGTGCGTGTGGGCCAGGCTGCCGCTTatgttgcttttattttgtgaagaAGCAGAGGCAGAACGCTCGGTTAAGCTTACTCCAGCTGATGTGAAAAACAAGCAGTCGGacgcaaaaagtaaaaatggtGGGGGCTCAGAAAAGACCACCGCTACTAAAGGTAAAAGGAACTTAAAAAAGGGCCCCAATGACACCGAAAAGTGCAAATCGTAGCGCGGGGTATCATCCCGTGGATTctcagtggtggtggtggtgaaaaCATTAGTagattgttttttcttctccctgtttttttttcttttgggggGGTTCGTGTCGCAATACGAGGGGTAATGGTGGTTGGTGATATTGGGCGACTGTCACTGGTAGGTTGGCATCTTAAAAGAGGGAACGGGAATGGGAAATAATGTCGTGGGGGTGTTTGAAAGGCGCTCTCGTATCGCATTGTAGCCGACTCGCATTCGATtaatttcccctcttcttcctttgacGGCCCGTGTGGCACATTTTGCGATGCACGCGCATGAACGAATGTAATGGTATTTTCCAAGTGCTCTACTGCGTTGAGGAGTCTTGGTTGCGAGCGCCaccaactgcaacaacaagttACGTGGTGGTGTGGCGTGCCAAAGCTGgcgtgcatgtgtgtttgcatATTCCGTTATCGGCATTTATATTACTCTGCAGTTTCCGTAACTGCATACACACCCcagtatttttttcccttgttctaaaaattaaaaaaaaatagtccGTGGCGGTGCTCCTGCTTTTCAGCTCGCATGGGAAAGAAATATTGCCTTTTTCGGTGTGGTGGTGCTGTCGTTTTGATTTCTCCTTCTATTCCTACACTTCTTCTTTCATCCACAACAACTTAATTATAcatatccatatatatatatatatatgcatattaTTGTGGTGAAGGTACTCCGCTTGATGCCGAACCATGGAAAGAGTAAGGCAAAAGGgacggaagaaaagaaagctcgCCGCCGCAACAGTGCGGTTGCAAAGGACGATAGCGCCAACAATGTCCGGAGCGACCGTGAGGTGAATGATTCAGCCAAGTCGGCTCCAGCACCGGAGCAGCGCTTGCAGTTGTCCCTTGACCGTTCTGTATTTAGTTCGTCACAATTCTCCGCCCCGACGTTCGTTAACAACATCACAAATAgagttttgtttcccctgcTTATGTCCCGCGGctggaaagaagaaaccgcGGGGGGGATGAAGCGTTTCACCGAGAACGGTGTGGTTGGAAGTACCACCACCCGAGCTGATGCAGAAGCAGGGCAAACGCATGGTGAGGAGGGGAGCACCGGGAGTGACCGGGGAGCTGTTGCCACTAGTCTTACGACAACTATTGCGGCCGCTCTCCGCGAAATCGAGAAAATGCAGGAAACTGAGGAGCAATCGCTCCAACTCCACGAAGTTCGTTGCCGTCGTTTGGAGATTAGGGAGAAACGAAAACTCGCTACAGTACGGCTGGGACTAGAGGATACAACAGCGCGGCTGCACGACTACGAGTCGCGTGTGTGCAACGCCGCTGCTGCAATCGCGGGTATTGAGCAACACCTCGCCCAATCGAACGCCCGAGTGCTTCGCGGCCGATCGGTTTCTGTCCTTCTAAATCACTTCCGTATGCTTACAGCAATACAAAAGAAGGACCTGACCAGCGCACTTAAGGGTCTGAAAAAGGCTCGGGCAGAGcagagagagaaaataacCGCACAGTGGAAGACGTGTAGTGTATTGCCGGCAGAGACCGTTTACTACGACTGGGATATAGATGCCAGTGCTAGAAGAGGCGATGGGGTTGGGATTTGTAGTGACTATGAAAACGGCGTGAAGGACCGTACAATGCGTGATACCTACGAAGGCGAGAGTAGGCTGTCAAGTAGGAGGCACCACACGAGCATCAGCTCCCGTGTGCACGGTCAGTCGGGCGGCACGTCGCGTGAAGGCCTTCACCATCTTGAGGAGGCGGCGATCGCCGCAGGTCTTGACCGTGCTTTTGTTGTGAGGAGTTCTACAGAAGCACAAGTGGAGTGGTGTCAGAGGCTACTGCATTTGCGTGGGGAGCTCGATGGGATTGTGAAAAATACGGCGAATGTGGATGTATACGTGAACTGGCTAAGGGAAGAACTGATGAATGATATCTTCCACCTTGTGGAGTGCTTCAATGGTGTTCATGGCGAGCTTGCTGAAATCGCAGCACAGGACCCATATGGTCGAACACTGCTTCGCACGATGGAGTTCGTATCCCGCCTGTACACTACCATCACAACCTCGCATGACGCATTGTTGTTGGATTTCTACAGCCATACTATCAGTCAAATGTGTTCTTCACTCTTTAAAGATTACTCCCCCGAGCCGCTGCGGGTTGTGCCAACATTTGAAAAGGCTAAAAAAGGATCTAGCAGTTCGAAGGCTTCGCAGGAACTCGTAAATCAGGCCAACACGGCTATGCAACACTACCGGACATCGTTGGAAGGGTGCCTTCGTGGTGCATTTAGCTTTTTTGTATCTCGTGCGCGGCGGGATGTTATCATCGTAGAAGCGATATTCGGTACAACATACACAGCGAGGCACCATCTGCTAACACAAATGACGAAGGGTGTTGTAGAACCCTTCCTTGTGAACCAGATGAAGCTCGCTGAGGATCACGAACGGGAAATAAGGGAGGCAGAGTCTAGACTTTCTCCAAGATCCAGGAACCGTGCGGCAGCGCAAATGGTCGATGCGATTACATACAAGCACACCGTGCAAACAGAactgtttgtgttgttccAAGAGTACGTGCAAGAGATTCGGCGCACATTCACCTGCGGCGAGGCAGATTTCCTCGACAAGTATGTGGACTCACTGTTTGGTACGAGTCGGGCTAGCTACTCAGAAGCCGAATTGTTACGTCGCCACTATTCATTACTGGAGGAGTCATATGCACCGAAGCTTCGCAACGTCAGTGGGGAGGTCTTTGACCTCCGCAGCGAGCACATGCAAATGACGAAGGAGTTAGTTCAGTGTTTTGTTGAACTTTCAAATCGGATACGGATTTACGCGCGACCAGAAGACGTTAGGGAAAGAATGGTTGAGCTTGTGGAAACTACATTGCAGCAACTGGGGAGGGTGCTGGAAGCAGAACTCCGCAAAACTGTTGATTTTATGAGAAATAGTCGTGATACTTGGCGATCAAAGCCAAAGAACGAGGAAGACATATTACGTAATATCGATAGCGAGCCCCAGCAGTGTGGATTGCGCATGTTACTGTTCGCTCAGTCCACGATGATTAGCCTAGACGACGCTATAGCAGCAAGTTGTGACCATCTGTTACAACATGAACCACAGTTTGTTACCACCATCGAGGCGAAGAAGGTGGCTGCCTTCCAGGCTCTTGACGAAAGAGCGGAGGTGCTGCTGAATTTCTGTGCACATGCCATTGTGGTACGCTCCCTTTCTATACTACTTCACTTCCAGCATCGGAATGACTACGTCCCTAAAGTAGcgaaaggaggagaaggcgAGGTGATCGCACCACCGTGTACGGGAGCCTGCTCACTTTTTTGCAAATATGTCGCACAAGAGTTTGAAAGGGCAAAGGAGTTCATCAAAATGTCAGGGGGGTTGGCATCGCACCGAAACACGTCGCCACAAGCTCCTGCCGCCGAACAACTCCCCCCATCGAGCCAGTTCTTTTCGTCAGGCTCGATGCCTTCCGGTCAGCATATGTGGTCACAGAACTATTGCCTATACAGCAGCGGCGTATGCAGCAGTGGCAATATGGGTAGCGCCCTCGAACCAACGGGCCAAATAGATTCTCCGGATGGCGCGCGGCAGCGTGCTCGGCAGATGAACTTACAGCAGTTGCTGTACGGCGATGGGGGCGCTTCTTCTTGTCCGCACCGTTGGGGTGTGTCTCTATCGTGGTATCAGCATCCATCTAAAAGGCTTTTCTGTGTCAGACCGTGGGGCTCTTGTTTACAAGCAGGATGTGACAGCTTATGTGGAGGCGATGGCGCCGCTCACGCGGGTACCAGGTCTTGATGGAGCGGTCATTGATGTTCTTTTCCGACTGTTAAAGGAAACAGCGAGCCTGTTAATTATGCCTCCGGATCACATTAAAGGAGTGTGGGACACAGGCTTGTTGAGGCTTTTGAGTCATGATGAGAAGGTTCAATTCGTTAAGATGAGGGTGGATCTGCACGACAAGTTTCGTGATGTTGTGAAGTGAAAACTGTGCTTCATCTCAACGAGGAGCAAAGACTGACAGGATGATGCAGTAGGCGAGAGGGGAGATATACAGATGTATGAGCAGGACTCGGggttccttcttttcgttgctgGTGGTCTTTTAGTCGTCTTTTAAGTGCGTGGTTATACACTCAcatggggagggggggagaATGACCCTTCGATCTTGTGGCTTGCCCCTCTGATAAACATACGTGACTCAGCTGCTGCACATGAAAGTCGtcatgtttttgttgttctgaATTGCTTGTAAACTCATTTACATTTGCTTTATCCTTACCGGATCTACGTATGGTCTTGCGccgaaacatacacacatacctATTTTCACTATATGCGTGTAAAGCGAAGCCAACACCGTCGGTCTTTCGTTGCTCTCGTTTTGGATCGCTGCGTTCCATTAGCAACCACTCAGTCGCCAAGAGATCGCTCTCGCTCTTCACCTACATCCACTTGTTTGTTAGGTATCAATTCTctcatatacatatatatatatacgcctGTTTAACACCTTCCGTAGTTCTACTAGACAATACGAAGCACCTCTTTATCGTGTAGGCTGAGCGGCCCGACTCTCATGGCGGTGTCGGGATCGGAGTCAGGGACGTCCGAAGGAAAGTTGAGTATTAGTTCAGGGACATCAAGCCACAAttcgttttcttcctcctcttcaccctCCACAGAGGGAGGAATACAAGCGGGTGAGCCAGCAGCGGAGACTGGCACGAGCAGTAAGAGCTCAGCTGCAGGTGTCAGCCCGGCGGCCGATTGCACAAATGGGCTGGAAGCAGAATATGCTTTACGGCGTATAAGCGTCGGGTCACACAAGAAAATAGATGCAGGCGAAGCGGAGATGCACGGCAAAGGCGAGAACCAAGTTGGAGGAAGTAATCAGCTTTTGAAAGACTCACCATGTGTGCATGTCAGTAGGAGGGCAGAAGAACCAAAAGTGCAGGGGGGACAACCGCGTGGACGGAGAGAAAAGCAACAGGGCCCCACCAATGAAAACACGAACTCTGGCCCCGGGTCAGCCGACGCTGCATCGCGGCTACGGTTCCTTGAAGAAATGTTGCTTCACATGACCGCTCTAAACAAGGAGCTAGAAATGGATCTCACGAAAACGAAGAAGGAGCTTCGGGAATACAAACAAGCCTTTCAACGGTCGCACTCTCGTACAGCTTACGAAACACCTACTCAGTCAGTGAATGCACGAAACGTTGACTCGGAGTGGGGGGAGGTACGCAGCAGGGATGCATTGTATCCGGTGGCACGCACGAGGGAGGCGCAGCGACGGCAATGTCATGTGGATCCGCATTCGGACATTAGGGGCAGTCGGGCCGCATCGTCAAGACCATCTGCCCACCGCCGGGCGGGGGCTGACGGGCGCTTAGAGAAAAGGATTTCATCTAGTGCATTCGGTACGTGCCCACCGAAGGGAGTAGGATCAACTCGGGTTACCAAAGAAGCAGTTTCTGGTCGGGAACTGAGTCGTGGTAGGAGTGGGGCTGTAAATGGCTTGCTTCGTCACCCCTCCGCACAACGGAGGTACTCCACAGCTCCGACAGTTGAGGCCCGACCATCAGGAGTGATGTCACGCGGGGAACATTCGCGGCAGTGCGGCCAAGTTCGCGACTACTCTCAAGATTGCAGAGATGCCCATGGTAGGAAGTCCGAGCCGCGCCGCGAGAACTCTGGGCCCTGCGCGGGTCGCCGAAAAAGCAGGTCACCACAACCAATCCAAAGGGATCCTTCGAATCACAGAAAAGCTCCGCGGAGGAGCCCAGGATCCGCTCCACAACCACCATCAGGCACTCAGACAGTAAAACTGCGGGGAGCGAGGCCCACAGGGTCAGCAGCAGGACCCCGCAGTAGAAGCAGGTCGGCACCGAAGCAGAGCACCGAAGTTGTTAGCATACCGGCGCCTTTGCCAAGGAATCATAGAAATGCATCAGCGACGGCTACAGTTGCACCAGGTCGAGGTCGGTCGTCCAGGAACTTTTCCCATGCAGTAGCAACGGCAGGTAAACCGACCAGCAAGCGCGCGGCCAGTGGTAGAGCCGTTCCCCGTTCTGTGGAAAGCACTCTAACTCAGACTCAGAGCGGAACTCCTGCTCCAGAAGGTAATATAGAGGATGTAGCGGCGCTTCAGCGGCGGTATTGGCAGCAATCACGAGACATCTTAGAGCAGCTTAACCGGTTGCTGGAAGAAGATTAAGCGACGTGCGGTACCAGTCTCTGGTTCTATCCTCTACGCTCATTCCTTCTTCATCTGAGCTATGTTTGGCCTCCTTTTGTTCGTAGTTGTTAGAGCTTTCAGAAGGGTTCGTGTTGTCGTATTTGGGGTGAGTTGTAACCAGCCGGGTTTCTAGCGGGACTGCACGCAAAAATAGTGAGTTAAGTCAACAAAAACGTATTTATAGTGCGCATGGATCAGCGTTCGAGCGTGCGTTTGTATGTGCGCACTTGTGAGATGTTTTTATCCCGCCGCTCTTGGAGAGCGGAGgtgcaaaaggaaaaaggtggcgaaaaataataatgcatTGTTGAGTGGGGAGttagaaagaagaagagttgAGGAGCGTTGGGATGGAATTGTTTGAGGGGCCGTGATCCTTAACATAAAAAAAGCGGGAGAGTTTGCATCTAAAAGAACAGATAAGTGTGGGACCCTTGTTGCTTCGAGGGGGGAAGAAGGGTGActctgctgttgctgcagaAGGGGTCAAGTAGACCTCTGGGGGGTTTGGTTTTGCAGCGATTCTAAGTAAGAGGTATGGTCtccgaatttttttttcataactGAGAGGAGCCGAAAAGCGGCTTTCATGAGATAAAGCGTCCCAGTCACGCTGCCACTACCCGACACGCCCCCGTTGGGCTTCTTTGTATGTGTCTTCTCATTGCGTTGTTGAGATCATTTTCCGCACCCTTTGACAAATACCCGTGCGTAAGTACGAATACGCATATttcatgatttttttttccttctccacttcacttcaccTTCGCGGCCacccaaacaacaacattccACTTGATTGTTCCTGTCTCTTATCGTACACATGGAAGGCTGAAGAATGGGCATGAAGGTGCAGCAACCACATCAGGCACGTAGCGGCGGAGAAAAGAGCATGGGCAGAAACGAAGAGCTGAGGAAAAAGACGGAAGAGCTTGTACGGCAGCGTACCGCTGAGCTCCGAGAAGCAAGGACCCGCgaagaaaagcagcagctgcgCGGCCGCTGGGTGACGGATGCAGACGCATTGGGAAATGCTGAAGCGCGTAAACGCGAACAGTTTCAGCGGAGCGCCCCGAAGCGTGCAGCGCGTGTGAATCTTTTGGGGAAACTAgagaacacaaacacaggACTGGAGCTGGAGGAGCGAGAGGTGTCGGACCGCGTCACGCAGGATGATGTGGTCGCTGCTGTCGACCTACAATCCAAAAGCAAGAAGTATGAACTGGTACTGGACAAACTGGGCCCATACAAACTGGACTTCAGCGCAAATGGAACACATTTGCTGCTCGCTGGTCTACGCGGTCACATGGCGAATATCCGCTGGAAGGATTTTGCTCTTAATGGTGAAACACAACTAAAGGACCGCATTGACGACGCTAAGTTTCTCATTGACCATACCATAACCGCGGTAGCTCAAAAGAAGTTTGTTTACATGTACACAAAAGAGGGAGCGGAGATGCATGTTCTCCCTAGTATGGCAAATATGAATCGTTTGGCATACCTGCCGCGTCATCTGTTGCTATGCGCTGCGTCCACACAGTATAGTGTTATGCAATATATGGACATCAGCACGGGGCAAGAACTAGGAACCAAGGTTCCTTCGGTTGTGCGGGATCCCACTTCCTGCATGGCCGTCAACCCAAGTAACGGTGTCGTGGCCACTTGCGACCTCCGTGGTCTGGTAAAACTATGGTCGCCTAGTGTTGTGGATCCCTTAGTGCAGCTGAAGGGCCACAAGGGCGTCATCGATGATATCTGCTTTCACCCAAACGGCCGCTTCTTCGTTACTCTTGGCGGCGATCACAAATTCAAAGTGTGGGACTGCCGCACATTACGTGCTCTAGAGGAATACGCCGTTACGTACGCGTTCAACACCATCGACGTCTCTAGCTCGGGGTATGTGGCGATGGGTGGTGGCACCAACGTGCAAATTTGGAAGGACCTTTTCACTGCCTCCCGCCCTAACTCCCCGTATTTGAAATTTGGTCTCGGTTACGGCAACATCGCTCAGCAGCTACGGTTCTGCCCGTTCGAGGACGTAATTGGTGTGGGTCACTCACGTGGCTTCCATTCACTTCTTATCCCGGGTGCTGGTGACGCAAATCCTGACTTCTTCTATGCAAACCCGCACGAGACAGAGCGCCATCGAAAGGAGAGAGTTGTTTCGACGCTGTTGGATAAATTGCCGCCCGATATGATATCGCTTGACATTCAGGTCCCAGGAGTGAATACCGCACGGCTCGCAGAGTATAACGAGAACATTCGACTTAACAAAAAGGCGCGTGCCATccgtgaaaagaaagagcggCGAGCAGATAAGTCGCTCGGGGATGCAGCTCCAACCGGACTGCTGGTTGGAAATGATGAAGAGGTTGACGAAGATTTAGGATACAAGGAGCGTCCGGTAACAAAAGAACTCAAATCAAAGAAGGAGGTGGCAAAGGAGCGCAAAATGCAGAAATGGGATAAAAAGGATAGTGCGGACAAGGTGCGCTCAAAGCAAACCATGCGAACTTCGAAAATAGCGCAACAGCGACGGGCCAGGATGCAGCGGCTGAGTGGTGCAATGGGATCGgatgatgaagaagaaaagaaagcagagcaAAATCGGTTAAAAAGGCATCGCCACGAGGAGGAGGACGCGGCTGACGACGTACGGGAGTTGTATGGCCGGCGTGACGAAGGTTCCAGTAAGGCGGTGAACCGCGGGAAGAGTGAAATGACCGTGATGACGCCCTCCGTGAAGAAAAATGCCGCCCTCAGGCGTTTGATGGGGTAGGGAACATGCTAACGGCTTATCAAATTATCGGGGACGTGGTTTTGGCCCCAACACTCAAGCTCGCGTTGGTCAGTGACGTGAGAATTCTCGGGTTAGTCTTCGCGGAGCAGACGGCTTTATGTGGGGGCACCAGGTGGCGAAGTCGAAAATGGCGACACaccgaaagaaagaaggtgaCCAAAAGAAGTTTTCTGGACGGTTAAGGCACGATGCACTTTTAAAAGGTAAGCGCACAATTGTATGCCAGTCAAtcattaaaatatttaagTTGATGGATGACATTAAGCCCAAACtcgtttcccccttttgcaGAAAAATATGTCGACTCGACTGTCATAAAGCTAGTGGGGGTTCGGCTTGTGAGTCTCTCAAATTCTTCTCTAtcacgttttcttttttcacgaACAAGGAATGAACCAATTCGACAATAGGTGAACATAAAGTGGCCGCTCGCTCTCCCCTCGCACTACTTCGAGGTGGTGACACAATGCAAACTAATCGCACAAGAATAGCGAAGGTCACAAGGCCAGGGCAGGTGTGTTAATGACTTCGGGTCGAggcaggaaaaaagaattgtATTCGTGTTTGAACCTCTTAACGGGGGACCCTTGCTTCCGGGAGCTGAGACTGCTCGAatactttcccccccccccctcccccgctAACACGTCTCTCTGAACATCCCGTtggttttattattgttattgttgttagtTTTTTACACCCTGCCTCAAGTAAACAGCGCTTTATCAGAAGTGACCTGTGGCCCTTGTTGCACTCATCGCCCACTgttgtgatgatgatgaccgCAACGCGGCGCGCTAAAATTATTACGCATACACTCGGTTTCCCTCGCTTTGGTGTGCAGCGCGAGCTGAAGGGTGCGTTGGAAAGCTACTGGAGTGGCGCGGTTACGGAGGATAATCTGAGGGAAACGGCGAGAGAAGTGAGATTCCGTCACTGGCGGCAACAAATGGAGCGTGGCGTTGACATGATCCCCGTAGGTGACTTCCACTGGTATGATCACGTTCTCAGCACAAGTCTCATGCTCGACAATGTGCCACCACGGCATCGAACCAGAAACGGTTCCATCAATATCGATACCCTTTTCCGTGTTGCTCGCGGATACACCTCTAGTGGTAAGTCAGTGGATGCATCTGAAATGACTAAGTGGTTCAACACCAACTACCACTACATCGTGCCGGAGTTTACGTGCCCTACACAAACCTTCAGTTTCGCTTGGAATCAGCTGCTTGAAGAGGTGGAAGAACTGCTAAGTTTATGGGGGCCTTCAAGAACGAAACCAGTTATTTTGGGCCCCGTTAGTTACGTGTGGTTggggaaagtaaaaggtTGTGAGTGGTTTGATCGCCGGTCCCTTCTACCTCGCATTGTGCCGGTATACGCGGAGGTGTTGAGGAAACTTGCCAAGAGCGGGATTCAGTGGGTGCAGTTGGATGAACCCGCGCTAGTGTTGGACCTGGAGCAAGAATGGCTGGATGCATTTGAGGCCACATACAAGGAACTGCGCCGACAAGCCGGTAATGTGCCAAAATTGCTGTTGACAACCTATTTCGATAGCGTCGGTCATAACATGGACGTTATTAACTGCTTAGCGGTGGACGGGCTGCATGTGGATGCCGTTGCGGGTGATGACGATCTCGTAGAGGTGGAAAAGAGGTTGCCCGCCTCATGGGTGCTTTCCGCTGGTGTTATTGATGGTCGCAATGTGTGGAAAGCAAACCTTCATCAAATCTACGAGAGGTTGGCAGCCCTTCGTAACGCGGCACCGGCGCGTGCGCTATGGATTGGGACATCTTGCTCCCTTCTGCACTCCCCAATTGACGTAGGCTGTGAAGTGGGGATGGACGAAGAAATAAGGAACTTACTGGCGTTTGCTCTGCAGAAATGTGATGAGATGAACCTTCTTGCTGACGCTCTAAAaacagaggaaggaggaagccaTTTGGTGGAGTACAGTTCACTCCTGCACCAACGGGAGGTACCCGGCGGTGCGATAAATGAGGAGGCACGAAAGCTTGCATCGGAGCTGAACGCCAAAGATACCGAACGGTCGCTTCCCTACTCAAAACGTGTTGAAGTGCAGCGAAGCTTAATAAAGCTTCCATTGATTCCGACAACTACGATTGGCTCTTTTCCACGCACATCCGAGATACGCAACCAGCGTTTGTCATTCAAAACCGGTCTAGTTGATGAAGCGACATACAAGCAGCAGATGAAAGATAACATTAAACACATAGTGGCTGAGCAAGAGGCGATCGGCCTGGATGTATTAGTTCATGGTGAACCGGAGCGCAATGACATGGTTGAATATTTCGCGGAACTCCTGAGTGGCTTTGTTTCTACGGCGAATGGCTGGATTCAAAGTTACGGCTCTCGGTGCGTAAAGCCACCCATCATATACGGTAACGTGAGTCGACCTACTGCAATGACACTGGAGTGGCTGACGTACGCACAGTCTCTCACACAAAAGCCAGTGAAGGGCATATTAACGGGTCCAGTAACGATCCTTAGCTGGTCGTTTGTCCGAGAAGACCTGCCAAGAAGGGAAGTTGCACGTCAGGTTGCACTGGCATTACGTGAAGAAGTTGATGACCTTCAGAATGCGGGTATACGTCTGATCCAAGTGGATGAGCCCGCTCTGCGTGAAGGACTGCCGTtacaaagaagaaagcagCAGGAGTACCTAAAGTGGGCCACTGAGGTGTTTAAGCTTGTTGTGGCGGTCGCACGACcggaaatacaaatacacactcATATTTGCTACAGTGAAATACACGATATTGCTGGGGCCATCGCGGCAATGGATGCCGATGTTATTTACTTTGAGGCCACGCGCTCCGACATGGAACTACTGAGGGTATTTGATTCTTTCACATACCTCAACGGAGTGGGGCTCGGTGTGTATGACGTCCACAGTTCAAATGTTCCCAGTGTGGAGACGATTGTGCAGCGACTGGAAGCATCTGCTGAGCGGATTCCACTCGAGCGGTTGTGGGTAAATCCTGACTGTGGACTGAAAACACGCGGGTGGAAGGAGACGGGGGTGGCGTTACGTAACATGGTGGAAGCGACTAGGCAGTTCCGTGAACGAGTGAAGCGGCACTTTACTGTGCACTAGCGTTTAAGGTAACTGTGCGGTCAACCACGCCGACACTTAAAGGAATATCCGCGCTGCTTCGTGTCGTTCATGTTTCGCCACAGCAGATGACTTTAGACCGGCATCAGTATCCATGGAAGTGCAAAATTGGAGTCACAAGCCCTTCTTGGGAACCTACAATTGCCAACAGCGGCACCCCGTCGACAAACCATTACTTGCCGGCCCCGTTAACTAATGGAAAAAAGCTCTGCTAGACGAAGTCGTTaaaacctttttcttttttttttttccttccccccccccatgaCCTTCTCTTCGTGTGATGCCTTGTATGGTTTGCGAAACGCATTCTCGTATTGCGTATGCGGGCTCAATGATATTAAGATAAACCTGTGTCCCATAACGGCCAAATTCCTTAAATTTGTTAA contains:
- a CDS encoding 5-methyltetrahydropteroyltriglutamate-homocyste in e S-methyltransferase,putative, with amino-acid sequence MMMTATRRAKIITHTLGFPRFGVQRELKGALESYWSGAVTEDNLRETAREVRFRHWRQQMERGVDMIPVGDFHWYDHVLSTSLMLDNVPPRHRTRNGSINIDTLFRVARGYTSSGKSVDASEMTKWFNTNYHYIVPEFTCPTQTFSFAWNQLLEEVEELLSLWGPSRTKPVILGPVSYVWLGKVKGCEWFDRRSLLPRIVPVYAEVLRKLAKSGIQWVQLDEPALVLDLEQEWLDAFEATYKELRRQAGNVPKLLLTTYFDSVGHNMDVINCLAVDGLHVDAVAGDDDLVEVEKRLPASWVLSAGVIDGRNVWKANLHQIYERLAALRNAAPARALWIGTSCSLLHSPIDVGCEVGMDEEIRNLLAFALQKCDEMNLLADALKTEEGGSHLVEYSSLLHQREVPGGAINEEARKLASELNAKDTERSLPYSKRVEVQRSLIKLPLIPTTTIGSFPRTSEIRNQRLSFKTGLVDEATYKQQMKDNIKHIVAEQEAIGLDVLVHGEPERNDMVEYFAELLSGFVSTANGWIQSYGSRCVKPPIIYGNVSRPTAMTLEWLTYAQSLTQKPVKGILTGPVTILSWSFVREDLPRREVARQVALALREEVDDLQNAGIRLIQVDEPALREGLPLQRRKQQEYLKWATEVFKLVVAVARPEIQIHTHICYSEIHDIAGAIAAMDADVIYFEATRSDMELLRVFDSFTYLNGVGLGVYDVHSSNVPSVETIVQRLEASAERIPLERLWVNPDCGLKTRGWKETGVALRNMVEATRQFRERVKRHFTVH